One genomic region from Nymphaea colorata isolate Beijing-Zhang1983 chromosome 12, ASM883128v2, whole genome shotgun sequence encodes:
- the LOC116265486 gene encoding pentatricopeptide repeat-containing protein At4g21065-like, which translates to MVHVARCVNTLWSQLHVCSSLLVVCSSLYHSMGSSVKLFRKPPRRTDGSSKRVEERLIFLFKRCSDLKRLQMVHAQVVKFGLHQDVFVASKLILFCVDAASSVVTSPTMDYALSVFNQMDNPDGFIWNTMIRGFGRTKNPIEAIVLYQRMQKSSDSAVTLQDNFTFSFLLKICGQLALLELGEQVHSTCVKHGLDAHAFVRNTLVHMYAMCKCITSAQKAFSEMVQPDLITWNAIIDGCLHCDMPEDALIFFQRMQKMGIMPDEITLVVILSACAKMGALGYGRLVHSYAVLGGYGELVSIRNSLVDMYAKCGQINDARQIFDQMLEKNEISWNAMIQGLAIHGHAREALRVFSEMESLGKVPPNSVTFLSVLCACSHAGLVDEAKKHFNGMVMRYGISPGAKHYGSMIDLLGRAGFVDEAYAFIQRIPGEYRNAIMWRTLLGACRVHGKVELAEHVRRHLLHLEPDHSGDYVLLSNMYATKNRWKDVVMVRQHMRDRGVQKPEPGNSLIDLGPILGCCM; encoded by the exons ATGGTGCATGTGGCACGGTGTGTAAACACATTGTG GTCACAACTGCATGTATGTTCTTCATTACTCGTTGTTTGTTCTTCTCTATACCATTCTATGGGTTCTTCAGTAAAATTGTTCAGGAAACCACCAAGGAGAACAGATGGCTCCAGTAAGCGTGTAGAGGAAAGGctaatttttctcttcaaaCGTTGTTCTGACTTGAAGAGGTTGCAAATGGTGCATGCTCAAGTTGTGAAGTTTGGACTCCATCAGGATGTATTTGTGGCAAGCAAACTAATTCTTTTTTGTGTGGATGCTGCATCATCAGTAGTAACATCCCCAACAATGGATTATGCTCTCTCTGTGTTCAATCAGATGGATAACCCAGATGGATTTATATGGAATACCATGATAAGAGGATTTGGAAGAACCAAGAACCCAATAGAAGCCATTGTTCTCTACCAAAGGATGCAGAAATCTTCAGATTCAGCTGTGACACTACAGGATaacttcacattttctttcttgcttaaAATATGTGGGCAGTTAGCATTGCTTGAATTGGGTGAACAAGTCCACTCCACTTGTGTTAAGCATGGTTTGGATGCACATGCTTTTGTTAGAAACACTCTTGTTCACATGTATGCGATGTGTAAGTGTATCACAAGTGCACAAAAAGCATTCAGTGAAATGGTTCAACCTGACTTGATAACTTGGAATGCCATCATTGATGGCTGTCTCCATTGTGATATGCCGGAGGATGCCTTGATATTTTTCCAAAGAATGCAAAAGATGGGTATTATGCCAGATGAAATCACATTGGTAGTTATTCTCTCTGCATGTGCTAAGATGGGTGCTCTAGGTTATGGTAGATTAGTTCATTCATATGCAGTTTTAGGTGGATATGGCGAACTTGTCTCGATCAGAAACTCTTTAGTTgacatgtatgcaaaatgtggacAGATCAATGATGCACGCCAGATCTTTGATCAAATGCTTGAGAAGAATGAAATCTCTTGGAATGCTATGATACAAGGGCTTGCCATTCATGGTCATGCTAGAGAGGCCTTACGAGTGTTTTCAGAGATGGAAAGTCTTGGGAAAGTGCCACCGAACAGTGTTACTTTTCTTAGTGTTCTATGTGCTTGCAGTCATGCTGGTTTAGTTGATGAGGCGAAGAAGCATTTTAATGGAATGGTAATGAGATATGGAATAAGTCCAGGTGCCAAGCACTATGGTTCTATGATTGATCTGCTAGGGAGGGCGGGGTTTGTTGATGAAGCATATGCATTCATACAAAGAATCCCAGGTGAATATAGAAATGCAATCATGTGGAGGACTTTGTTAGGTGCATGCCGGGTGCATGGCAAGGTTGAGCTAGCAGAACATGTGCGAAGGCATCTTCTTCATTTGGAGCCAGATCACAGTGGAGATTATGTTCTTCTTTCAAACATGTATGCAACAAAGAATAGATGGAAGGACGTTGTGATGGTGAGGCAGCACATGAGAGACAGAGGAGTGCAAAAGCCAGAACCTGGAAATAGCTTGATAGATTTGGGACCAATTCTTGGATGCTGCATGTAA